gggcatgggaggagtttggggaggccatgaacAATGACTTtaggatggcttcgaggagattctggtccaccgtgtggcatctcaggagggggatgcagtgcagtgtcaacactttatatggtggggatggtgcgctgctgacctcgactctggacattgtgggtcggtggggggagtacttcgaagacctcctcaatcccactgacatgccttccaatgaggaagcagagcctggggactcggaggtgggctcccccatctctgggactgaggtcaccaaggtggtcagaaaattccttggtggcagggtcccgggggtggatgagatatgcccggagttcctcaaggctctggatgttgtagggctgtcttggttgacacgtctctgcaacatcgcatggacatcagggacagtgcctctggattggcagactgggatggtggtccccctctttaagaagggggactggagggtgtgttccaactacagagggatcacactcctcagcctccctggaaaagtctattcgggggttctggagaggagggtcctccggatagtcgaaccttggattctggaggaacagtgtggttttcgtcctggtcacggaacagtggaccagctctacacccttagcagagtcctggagggtgcatgggagttcgcccaaccagtctacatgtgttttgtggacttggtaaaggcgttcgaccgtgtccctcggtgAATCATgtggggtgctccgggagtatgggataccagaccccctgataagggctgttcggtcgctgtacaactggtgtcagagcttggtccgcattgccggcagtaagtcgaacccgtttccagtgagagttggactccaccagggctgccctttgtcaccgattctgttcataacttttatagacagaatttctaggtgcagccagggtgttgagggggtccggtttggtggattcaggattgggtcactgctttttgcagatgatgttgtcctgtttgcttcatcaggccgtgatcttcagctctctctggatcggttcacagctgagtgtgaagcagctgggatgggaatcagcacctctaaatccgagaccatggtcctcagccgaaaaagggtggagtgccctctcagggttgggagcgatatcctgcctcaagtggaggagttcaagtatctcggagtcttgttcatgagtgagggaagaatggaacgtgagatcgGCAGTGAtacaggctctgcatcggtctgtcgtggtgaaaaaggagctgagccgtaaggcaaagctctcaatttaccagtcgatctatgttcttaccctcacctatggtcatgagctatgggtagtgaccgaaagaacgagatcgcgaatacaagcggctgaaatgagtttcctccgcagggtgtctgggctctcccttaaagatagggtgagaagctcagtcatccgggaggggctcagagtagagccgctgctcctccgcatcgagaggagtcagatgaggtggctcggcatctgatcaggatgcctcctggacgcctccctggtgaggtgttccgggcacgtccaactgggaggaggccctggggaagacccaggacacgctggagggactatgtctcccggctagcctgggaacgcctcgggattcccccggaagagctagaagaagtggccggggagagggaagtctgggtatctctgctcaagctgctgcccctgcgacccgacctcagataagcggaagaggatggatggatggatgaacattccattttctataaCATATAGGGGGTTAAActgattccattttctgtaacttATAGGGGGTTaaactgaatcttccattatctgtgttaagctatattatattcaagttcaagcGAAGCAGAAGGATTTGGCTCTTACagtaattttcttcttttattcacaaaaaacaagaaacactaGCTGaatggaataatgtattttagaTTTGCTGACAATAATAGTTTCTAATGGTGGGATATATTTTGTGAGAATGAGAACTATGTCAAAAGGCATACActtcataaacaaaaatatttaacttgGCTGCTTTATAAAATATGGTTGGCACGGCAGCTAGGACTCGAGCCTCATAGATCCAGTATTCTGCATTTGAACTCTGCACCTCTTTGTAGAGTTTGTATATTTTTCCAGCATCTAAATGGGTTGTCCTCTCACATTTTCTAGATACACTTGTTTGGTTGACTTATGATTCTGTTTTGATCCAGTGTCTATATAATGGACTGGGCCCCCAGGGTTAGTTCCAGCCTGTGGTGCTACAGTATGTGACCTGAAATGTATTATGCACTTAAGAATGTTAATTTATACACTGAGATAAAAGTTAACAAATTAGTAATCATCCTTCCATCCAATTTCTGCATCACAGAAACTCAGAGCTTAATTAACAGGAATGTTTTCTATGTAATGGCCATTTTAGAAGTGTGGGGCTTTTGGCTGAAATCCTACGTGAGATGTCAGCCAATTGGAGCAAATGTTTACAGACACATGCACATAAAAATTCTCAATTCACATCAGGGTCATTTAGAGTTGTCAGGTAATCCAACTGTGTGGAAGTTTTACTATGCTTAAACAATTACATGGAACATGTGAAACATAAGTAAATTAATAATGTCTGAAATGTGTAATGGTGATGTAAGCAGTATTAAGAGTTATGAGTATAATCATTACATTAccaaaaatgttttctatttctGAAGCTTAAACTATACCCTGTATTTAATATgactatattttacatatatagctATAGAATGATTTAATCTAGGAAAATAGGTAAACAAATTAAAACTTACATTTTAAGAATGCTGATTCTGCTTATTTTAGACATTTAAATTTTGGACTTAATGTTAAACACATAATGTGCctcataaacataaaaataagtgtTTAATTTAGATAAATCTTTTTGTATTTCAGGTTTGCCAGGAATTATATAATGAAGATATCTGCAGTCAAATTGGAAATCATGTTGAAGAAAATCAAGTGATTCAGAGCAAATCATCCTATATCTTGCTTGCTTTCTCTGCAGTTATGAGCCTTGTATCAATACCTCCATCTCTTCTTCTTGGCTCTTGGTCTGACCGGGAAGGTCGAAAATTAGGAATGATTCTACCAAGCATTTGTTCTATGGTGACCGGAGGAATTTTAATAACTGTCACAAAAGTGCAACAGCTTAATGTTTACTGGACTATTTTGACAGCTTTTACAATTGGTGTATCGGGTGGGCACGTGGCAATATTTTTAAGTGCTTTCAGTTATTTATCTGATGTTTCAGACACTGACCGGCTTACACTGCGCATTGCAATTGCAGAGTCAATGGTTTTCGTTGGTGGAACAGCTGGATTTCTTTTAAGTGGAATTCTGATAGAGCATTTTAGTTTCACACATGTGTTTGCAACATACTGTTTCTGCCATTTCCtgtctgtgttttatgtactgcTTTGGCTACAAAATCCAACATCAGTGGACAGGAGAATAAATATTCTGAATGAAGTACAACATCAAGAACGAATCATTCAAAAATTATCGATTTGCACATATGTTAAAATGTCATTTGGTTCAGTTCTGAAAAAAAGACGTTTACAAGATAGGCTGAAACTTCATCTACTAATCCTTTGTACATTTTTGCTGAATGTTTGCAGTATTGgtgagtcatttatttatttaccaaatgTATTAAATTGTTTCTCTATAGATTTATTGTAAAATGGTCAAATTACAGGCAGAAATTTTCACATACTTTTCCAAGTCTGCCAGGCAAATCTGCACACTTTtatgataaaattaatttttactgcTAATGACTGTTAGTAATCCAAAAGATGTAGGCTACTGAAGCCTATTGCAGTGACCCCAAGACCGTGAACAGTGGTTTTGTGTCTTTCCTGTCTAACTCTAGAAGGGTGCAGTTACCATTCTACTGAGTCTCGGACGTCCTGGATGTCTGTTCTAACCAGGTAGAGATAGTGAGTCTGTATGGAAGGAGACTGAATGTTATGTGTGCAAGTAGCAAAAGCATAAATGTGTCCACCATGATCAAAGAGTGGTAGATCACAGTCTTCAGCAGTGGTTTAAACTGATATTAGTTGTTTTTCACTGgaattttagttttctttgcaTAAAATCATCAGTGACTATTGTGTACTGTAGCCATTTGTGATGAAAATGTGAAAGGCATACAGACATATAAGGCTCCATCTTAGGAGTGATGCTTGATGGAATGACAGTCTGCCTTTCATTCCAGTAGAGAGTTTTCAGTAATGTGTCAAAGCCAGATCTATGCCTTAAATCAAGGAGTAAACTAACATCATGACATATAACAGTTAGCcctccatttattttctgttcagtTGAGGGTAGCAGGTTTTGTTGTGTTCCAAGTAATAATTTATCCAGCAAATTGCAGCAGTGGGCACATCAGATTTTAGCAGGCCATAAGATATTTAGAGGTTTGACTTCTGTTGGGCCATTGAAGGCAACCAGTTTCTGGAAATACCCACTCAGGAAAAGAAATATGTAATACTGCAGACAACTACTtagaaaacattttgatttttgtctttatgCTTAATGAGCATGAATTCTGATTTAGCAGTCCTTTAATTattgttttccaaatgtaacatttttggatGTTATTGTTGCACATAAAAAAACACTTCTCTGAAGAACAATCAAGTTACATTCAAACTGCAACAAAGAGTGGCTCCATTCCGATTTTTATCTCATATCAagaatcaatttttttttgttaagagtattttattattttaaagagagAAAACAGAGGAACAACAGGAAATGAAAAGTTCAACATCAAAAGAAGAATCAATTCCCCATCCCAACAGAGTCCTCCACCCCTCCCCATtcaaagatatctttaaaaagtaTTAGGAGCATGCCCTACATATATCAATTTATACCAAAATAAGCACTTTTATTAACTGCTGCTCGTTTTTCTAAAAATGATATTGTGGGTTGAGAAGATGAATTAATACAAGCAgctaacattttataaaatatttctccAGAAACTGAATAGACATTGGTCTTGCATTTTCCACCATGATGCCAGATGGATCTTAGCAGCTAAATAACTTGATGAAATTATTTCTTAAGAGAGGATGAAAAGGAGTATGATTAAAAATcaacaagtaaaaaaaactgtGGAGAACAAGGAACAAAGTCATCTAAAACAAGtgaaagaaaaggtaaaaatggaGGGTCACAAAGATGTAGCAAGAGGGAAAagtcaaaacatgaaaaaaggaGAAAGGCACTTAAAGAGAGCATAAGACACAAAATATGTCAGGGGATAAACTCATTAAACATCACTTTATAGAAGTCATATAAATTGTATAGACAACTTTATATTGATTAAACTGATAATTTGAATTTTTGGAGCAGTTGACATCTTTAAAGACTGAATCCCAGTTCAAGGCATTAGAGGAGTGTAGATCTGAATCCCACTTAACTGAAACAGTGAGAGGCTTTTTACAAGTATGTGTACAGCACTGAGATACTTTTTTGCAACAATagatgtacaggtgctggtcataaaattagaatatcatgacaaagttgatttatttcagtaattccattcaaaaaatgaaacttgtatattagattcattcattacacacagactgatgtatttcaaatgtttatttcttttaatgttgatgattataactgacaactaatgaaagtcccaaattcagtatctcagaaaattagaatatcaattaagaccaatgcaaaaaaaggatttttagaaatgttggccaactgaaaggtatgaacatgaaaagtatgagcatgtacagcaatcaatatttagttggggctcctttggcctggattactgcagcaatgcggcgtggcatggagtcgatcagtctgtggcactgctcaggtgttatgagagcccatgttgctctgatagtggccttcagctcttctgaattgttgggtctggcgtattgcatcttcctcttcacatggtcaggtgagtttgctggccaatcaagaacagggataccatggtccttaaaccaggtactggtagctttggcactctgtgcaggtgccaggtcctgttggaaaatgaaatctgcatctccataaagttcgtcagcagcaggaagcatgaagtgctctaaaacttcctggtagacggctgcgttgaccttggacctcagaaaacacaatggaccaacaccagcagatgacatggcaccccaaaccatcactaactgtggaaactttacactggacctcacgcaacgtggattctgtgcctctcctctcttcctccagactctgggaccttgatttccaaaggaaatgcaaaatttactttcatcagagaacataactttggaccactcagcagcagtccaaaggcgagatgcttctgacgctgtctcttgttcaagagtggcttgacacaaggaatgcgacagctgaaacccatgtcttgcatacatctgtgcgtggtggttcttgaagcactgactccagctgcagtccactctttgtgaatctcccccatatttttgaatgggttttgtttcacaatcctctccagggtgcggttatccctattgcttgtacacttttttctaccacatcttgtccttcccttcgcctctctattaatgtgcttggacacagagctctgtgaacagccagcctctttagcaatgaccttttgtgtcttgccctccttgtgcaaggtgtcaatggtcgtcttttggacaactgtcaagtcagcagtcttctccatgattgtgtagcctacagaactagactgagagaccattgaaaggcttttgcaggtgttttgagttaattagctgattagagcgtggcaccaggtgtcttcaatattgaaccttttcacaatattctaattttccaagatactgaatttgggactttcattagttgtcggttataatcatcaaaattaaaagaaataaatatttgaaatacatcagtctgtgtgtaatgaatgaatctaatatacaagtttcactttttgaatggaatttctgaaataaatcaactttgtcatgatattctaattttatgaccagcacctgtatatggacAGAAATGTTCAGTAGCTGAAGCTGAAGAGTAAGGGGTGAGGACCAGCGAGCAACTTGTGTCTTGCCATTCCTAATAAGCATCATGTGGACTCCCAAGTGATTCAAATCTGATAAAAGTGTGTACAGATCTATCTTGAATGTGCCCCATGTacgcaaaatgaataaaaacacatttggcAGGCAGATGCAATCTGATAGACAGTTACTGGTTGCTGCATTACTTTACATCATTTTAGTGTAGGGCGTATGTGAATTTCTTAGCTCATGATggcaaagaagagaaacagaaaacaaaaaaatcatagcTGTTGTCCTGAGCATTAGTTATCACTGCCATATTCTACATAAGGAAACCTGTTAAGACTAGAAAGGAGCCAGGAGCAAGTGTGAACATAgccttattttgttttcaataatcAAACTCAAGGTAGTGTATATTGTAATCAGGTTTCAGTCTGTCATTTTTTTAGCATGTAACAGTAAGGGAAAAGGAATAACCATCTGAAacaacaaaaaggacaaaagaatGCCCAAAGAAAAGCTACACGAGGGTCTGATCAAGGgcagattgattttttttctttgtttggttGCTTTCTAGTCTTAGTtaatcatttataactttagattttaattattaatatttaggcTAAGTAAACCACAATCTGTCTTTAAATGTTCGGTCAATATTACTTATACTAGTACATTTCTATTTACAGAGTACATGGTATTTTTGTACTAAATTGCATGTTTATGTATGTCCTGGCAAGTTATAAATTTTGACAAAACAGATGCTATAATTGCAAATGTATTCAGCATATTGGACTTACATATAgaacatttaatttaatgaaGTGGAAAAAGTTTGATTTTCATGTGCGTTAACTGAATTACTTTTCAGAAAGCACAATCCATATTCTCAGATTCTGCACATCCCAGAAAAAAACTATGTTCCATCTACCTTCAGAAACTTGTACCATTTTTCACTCTTGGGTTATTAAATTATTAACTCCAATACAGACATCTACTTGACCTATGACTAAGACACCATTATATGCAGTCATCTGTATTACTAATCAGGTTCCATTATTGATTCAATTTTACTGACCAGTAGCTCAGTAGCTTTTATAATCTGGCTGTTACCAGCTGTTTCTGATGCATGCTGCATGTTTATACCCAACAGTTATTTTAATtatgaaacattttcatatgtattgatatgtattattttttaaattgtcatggCTTTGTTTAGTAGTTTGTGTCTGCAATTGAATTGTAAAACACACTGTATTGTCACTGCATGCTTCCGCACCAATGTAATACTTTTCATTGTACCGTATGTGTACTAGCCTCTCCGAATACAAACTCATTTTACCAGTCACTTTACTACCTGTGTAAATACACCTCTGAAAATAAGCAGATGTATGTTGAGATCATTTACTTATACACAAGGTGTAGTACTGCATAATAAATTACATAAAGatatattcattaaaatatttaatgaaatgacAACAAACTTTGCATAAAACTGATATTATGTAACAATACCaacaaatgtaatgtaatgctGGTACTGCAGATTTAACAAGCAAATGGCTAACATGTACCAtagtgttcttttttaatttcttaatataAACTTTCATCatataataaatgataaaatgccATACAAAAGAAATACTTAAAGGCAGTATTTTTTAAAGATAACAATTGAACATTAAACCAAATAAACTGgaaaattgttactgtactgagAAGATTGCATGCATAAGCCAAACTGAGCTTCCCATGTAAATTAATATGAATACAATGGATTCCCCAGCAAATCACCACTACTAAACTCTAGATTCAGAAAAATGGGACAGTAAAAAGGAGCacaaagaaattatttaaatatttaagaaatactataagtctttatattcttcaGAGTGTAAAGAAGTCAACACCCAAGCTATAGATATTTTCTGATAATCTACAAATACCTCAGCTCAGTACTTTGGTGCAGAACAGCTTGACAAGTCTCAGAGTCTTTCTGAAATACAAAATACCACAAACTCAAAGCACAGCAGAAAAGCTGCAGACCCAGATGTGgaattttataaagcattttaaacTAATTGCCATTATAGCCAGCAATATTTATAGATtacagaaaacataaaattatgcCAAAAACATTTTTCCAAGCGTCAAATACCAATAATGCTCAAAGTGGTGAAAATGTGTTCCCGAAACTCTACCAAACTCTGCAGGACATAGGGAAGATACAGAAAGACACAAAGACaggtaagaaaaaattaaaaacaaatgtaaaattgtGATCATATGTCTTACTATCCTTGTATGCAGTTACAGCTTTTAATAGAGTTGAATGGTTTAACAGTTTACTGGAAAGCAgacatttgggtttggcccagGATCAGAGTTATGACTCTTCCCGCTGGGATGCTGACATTTGTTGTTACACTATATGACACAATATGATAATAATACAAACTCCTCCATTAAAAATAGTTAATAAGCCAAACTGTAAATGACCCCAAAAATACTGCTTTTCTATATTTGGCTTCATAGGACTAACCTACCTATGTCAAAGAAAGTTGACTGCTCCGCTAACAAGGGAATAAAAAATTCATCAGAAGAAAGAGGAACAGTGGCATCTCAAAACagcacaataaatgaataaaaaaattacaggTAGGTACAAGAAACTGTGTTAAACTTATAGATTTATTCACCCCGACACCATCTAATGTTACTTCAACATAAACCAGTGCTACTGGTGAGAAAGAGCAGGGGCCAAGATGTGTGATGCTGATATTGGAGGACAAGGAACTTTCTGGCAGCCATAAGCCAACTTTGGCAAATGACCAGAGCTCTCAAAGAACTTCACACTACTTACACAACCAATGAAGAGTAAAAGGAGAGCTGACAAGAACTTGATCTTAGTTACAAATGTTCTGCATCATGCAAAAACTGCACTTTGTGTTGTTACTTATTCACGAGTGCGAATTATGCAATTGGGCTTGTCTACAAATTTATTTTGACCATGCCAATCACTCAGCTGGCACGTGAGAGAAGTTTTTCCACACTGAAGTTCAATAATAAAAACTGGAGTATTTGTAACAGGGAAGTCTGGAGGCTTTTATGTTAATGTCAAACCAAAAATCCTTCTACATCCTTCTACATCCTTTCAACTCACAAAGAAGACAAGGTGATCAACCAGCTCACAGAAAAAGTGAGCGCCTACAATAACTTTTAACAGTTTAAAGGTAAGATGGATATTTTTTTTGGGATGTCATGGCCATCGTGTTCTTAGTTGTATGTTTATCGAGGTTTCCAGATTTCCATTATGACACTGTATCTGCAATAGCAGCTGTATGGGCCTAATGGAATCATTAAGATCGAGGTCAgctgttgtttgtttttgtatttttaatagtttGGCAGTTCTGCTAATTTTGAAACTGTAGACTTTATTGTAGAAATTTATGTTACAGTAAAGGCATGAACCCTTTTTATCACATTTGGTTGTTTGAGTCTGTTATTGTGTACATCATGTGTGTCATGATGCATACATCAGTCCACTTATGATACATAGCCATTATATTTAGTTGGCCGCCAAAATCTTAATATTCCCAGCAATATTTAATGACCCTAATTTGGCCTCAAAATGCATTGATAAACTGAGGACTGAATCTTGAATTCTTTATTTTAGGATAATTTTGATGCATACTGTTATATTTGATGTTACACatatttgtttgattgagttgTGCTCTCTTACAATATTTTGTCTTCAGATGAAAATGCAGTCACTTCACTTGGACCAGTTTGTTGGCTTGGTTACTATTTAGGAGATTTGTATTCATTCACCTCATGTTAGtgggttttattcttttttttcccttttgcaaTCCCTGTAAAGTGCCTGATGCACCATATAGTAAAACATTAATTCTTGGTTTTTACTTCTAACTATCCTACAATACTTTATAAGTGTGTGAATATTAATTTATTCAGTTGAGCTGGGGTGCTGAACACTTCCGCCTTTGTGATAAGTCCTACGTCACATACACTATCTACATTATAAAAACTTAataaaaccaccagaggattggaccttagattaACCAGATGaggaaact
The sequence above is drawn from the Erpetoichthys calabaricus chromosome 3, fErpCal1.3, whole genome shotgun sequence genome and encodes:
- the zgc:174356 gene encoding solute carrier family 46 member 3 isoform X1 yields the protein MSPFNSLYIRKMCQAFQRLRKIITVEPVVFFYMTGAFLLLPAVQQLILAKVCQELYNEDICSQIGNHVEENQVIQSKSSYILLAFSAVMSLVSIPPSLLLGSWSDREGRKLGMILPSICSMVTGGILITVTKVQQLNVYWTILTAFTIGVSGGHVAIFLSAFSYLSDVSDTDRLTLRIAIAESMVFVGGTAGFLLSGILIEHFSFTHVFATYCFCHFLSVFYVLLWLQNPTSVDRRINILNEVQHQERIIQKLSICTYVKMSFGSVLKKRRLQDRLKLHLLILCTFLLNVCSIGEQNVTLLFLMYPPRNFSSLLYGGFTSAKMLLSGFCLFGLFPILLHFVGEMTLAKVGTIMRAASLILMAFSSNTWMVFLAAGIGAVSGFTQAVVRSVSSRVVEPSEQGAMFSIMASVEATCIIIAAGIFNTLYPVTLTNIPGMSFLVMAAFIIITFILVQWISEMPVTQQPLLIVEE
- the zgc:174356 gene encoding proton-coupled folate transporter isoform X3; its protein translation is MSPFNSLYIRKMCQAFQRLRKIITVEPVVFFYMTGAFLLLPAVQQLILAKVCQELYNEDICSQIGNHVEENQVIQSKSSYILLAFSAVMSLVSIPPSLLLGSWSDREGRKLGMILPSICSMVTGGILITVTKVQQLNVYWTILTAFTIGVSGGHVAIFLSAFSYLSDVSDTDRLTLRIAIAESMVFVGGTAGFLLSGILIEHFSFTHVFATYCFCHFLSVFYVLLWLQNPTSVDRRINILNEVQHQERIIQKLSICTYVKMSFGSVLKKRRLQDRLKLHLLILCTFLLNVCSIGEQNVTLLFLMYPPRNFSSLLYGGFTSAKMLLSGFCLFGLFPILLHFVGEMTLAKVGTIMRAASLILMAFSSNTWMVFLAAGIGAVSGFTQAVVRSVSSRVVEPSEQGAMFSIMASVEATCIIIAAGIFNTLYPVTLTNIPGMSFLVMAAFIIITFILVQ
- the zgc:174356 gene encoding solute carrier family 46 member 3 isoform X2; translated protein: MCQAFQRLRKIITVEPVVFFYMTGAFLLLPAVQQLILAKVCQELYNEDICSQIGNHVEENQVIQSKSSYILLAFSAVMSLVSIPPSLLLGSWSDREGRKLGMILPSICSMVTGGILITVTKVQQLNVYWTILTAFTIGVSGGHVAIFLSAFSYLSDVSDTDRLTLRIAIAESMVFVGGTAGFLLSGILIEHFSFTHVFATYCFCHFLSVFYVLLWLQNPTSVDRRINILNEVQHQERIIQKLSICTYVKMSFGSVLKKRRLQDRLKLHLLILCTFLLNVCSIGEQNVTLLFLMYPPRNFSSLLYGGFTSAKMLLSGFCLFGLFPILLHFVGEMTLAKVGTIMRAASLILMAFSSNTWMVFLAAGIGAVSGFTQAVVRSVSSRVVEPSEQGAMFSIMASVEATCIIIAAGIFNTLYPVTLTNIPGMSFLVMAAFIIITFILVQWISEMPVTQQPLLIVEE